TCGTATTTGGTTTGTTGAAAATAAAGATCGGTTGTGGCAGCTTGAAGAAGCTTTCCCAGCCCTTGATGAAGATTAAACGGCTGAACCATTGAAAGGAATACTAATAGACATCTCCGAAAAAGAACGTAGAGACGTAGCACTTCTACGTCTCTACAAGGGTTCTGGGTAACGCATCTTTAATTTCTGGAGATGTCTAATTGTTTGTAGGGGTACAACAGCCGTCGTACCCCTATCCTTTATATATAAAATATAAAAATTATTGTTTGAATGGAACAGGCGATAAATTTAGACTTAGTAGACTGTGGCATTGTTAATTTGACAGACTACTAGTTACAGCAGTTTTCTTTTGCATAAAGTACAAAGTTACGGGTTTGGAGTCAGGAGGTAGAAACTCTTTATATCTAATGCGTGAGTTTTGCATTTTGTACCTAACTTAAAAAGCAAGCAAACTGCTGTATCTTGTGCGATCGCATTAGTTTGAGTACATCAGTTAAATTAATAGAAAAGCTTGTATAGATGAATCAAAGCCCAAGTGTGACTCCCAACCTGGAAGAACATACTCATGAAAATCCTATTGTTACCAAACAGCAGTTATTTGGAAAGCAACTAATTGTCCTGATCTTGGAAATGCTTCTGGCATTACCTCTGGGTTTACTCCTTGCCAAGTTCCAAATTGGCAGGATTGCCTGGATATTCGGGGGGATTGCCGCTGGTACACTGGTTCTTCAAGGGTGTCGAATTCTTTATCAATATTCCCCCCAACCTAACCGCACTGCTAGAAAAGTCGGAATGGCACTTGTCGGCTTAACTGTTGGTGCTTCCAATACCCACGCGAATCTAGCTAGTGTTGCTTCTGGTATTCCCATTTTTATTTTTCTTACCTTGTTTCTGCTGCTGAGTGGTAGCTGTATTGGTTACATTTACTCCCGCATCAGCAAAACCAACCTATTGACTGCAATGCTGGCTACTGTCCCAGGTGGTGTGGGAATTATGGCAGCGATCGCCGCTGATTACAATAAAAATGTTAGCTTGGTTGCCCTAGTTCAGGCGATTCGCGTCACCTCTGTAGTTGTTCTAATTCCCTTCATCGCTAGGACATCAGCTGGTAGTTACTATCCCCAAACACTCTCAATCAACAGTACTTGGCTCAATGTCGATCCATCTCAACTAGAATTACTCTTGTTAGTACTGTTAATCACTGGATTAGTAGTTTATCCAGCAATATTGTTTAAAATTCCTGCTGGTGATTTCTTTGGTGCATTGTTGATTGGCATCGGGTTTAATCCTTTGCTACATTCGCTGCCTTTTGTGGGTGATATTAGCTTTAGTCCGCCGCCCTTAATTAACTTATTGGGTCAAATGCTCTTGGGAATTACTATTGGTGAATATTGGGGAGATAAACCCAACTTTAAAAAGCAGACTGTTGGCTATGCCTTGATATCTGTAGGCATGACCCTTGTAGCTGGAGCGATCGCTGCTATACTTGCGATGCAATTAACCTCTTGGGATTGGTTAACCTGTCTGCTAGTCACAGCACCAGGAGGATCGGCAGAAATGATCCTGGTTTCTCTAGCATTGAATCATAATGTTGAAATTGTGACAACGGGTCATTTAGTGCGACTGATTGCGATTAATAGTTCCCTACCACTTTGGGTGTTTTTGTTTCGCCGTCTGGATGAGCAATTTTCTGAACCAGTTTAATTGATTTGGGCATTGGGGACTGGGCGAAAGAGTTAAGGGACTGACAAAAAATATTCAATTAACTCTTGTGGGGTGGGCGACACGAGAGCCATATTATGGACTGGGCGCTCATGTTGCCCACCCCACAATATTGTATAATTTATTCCTTGGAGTTTCCTAAGTAGTTTTTATGCTTCTGCCCCTTTTCCTTTAAACTGTGGAACAAATACTGTGCAAATCTGCGATCGCAGTTGATCGAGTTACTCCTTTCGGACTAGATTTGTGTAGCGCGGTTCTAGGGCATGGGGCATTAGTTTTTGACAAATGACAAAGATGCAACTTGAATGCTGATAGCTTATTCTTTTGTTATCCAAACACAAAGGATGCTTTAGATGGTTGCCCAAATCCAAGAACTTGAAGCCCAGCACTGGGTTAAAACTCGTTCTTCCCTCGATCCTAGCGAATCTACTTTCCTGATTTGGAAAGGTAAAATTTACGCTTTTATCCCCGGTGAGAAAAGACAACTCCTGTTTAAAATCCTGGGATTGAGTGTTAGCCGATGTATTCCCACAGCAGAAGGTAGCTGGGATTTTACTTCTAGGGAACTAACTTATTACCTCAATCCAAAAACAGATGAGGTTTTATCCAAATGGGAGAATCCTTGGACAGGCGAGACAGTTCCGGTGATTCACGTTGCTAATAATCCCGTGCAGGGAAGGTTTGAGGGAAATTTTCCCGCACAAATAGATGGTGACAGCACAACCTTCGTTTTTGATATATTTCCCCATTACCCTAATCCCTTAGCAGACGATCCCAAATTTGCTGAATATAGCCCTAATCCAATTTATCAGGCAGCGGAATTGTTTAAATTAACAGTCCCAACCGCAGATTTATTCAACCCAGCACTCTCCTCAGTTTCTCAACTCAAACTGAGTTGGGATCGGATTGGTCAATGGCTTCCTTGGATGAAAATGGGCGATCGCCCCGGTCAACTTATCTACAGTGCTGTTGGCAGCAAAGTCAATGGTTTAACAGAACTGCCCCCAGTGCTGCAAGACGAAATTAATAATCGTATTCCTCTATATAAAAAAGCCCCAAAAGCATTGATAGATGGCGAAGATATGACTTCCTGGTTATACTTCCAAAAGCACTTTCAAGCATACTTGGCGGGTGAAATCTTCCCGCTTCCTCAAGCAGAAGAGTTGTAAATTAGCTGGAAAGCAACATCTAAAGTTGGTTGTTGAGGATAAAATCGACCTTCACTGTTGCGTCAGCTTCCGGTAGGGTACAAGATTTCAGTGACCCCACAGCTACGAAAACATCGGTAGTCTTTCCGACACGCTGCGCGATCGCTAAGGGACTGACAAATAAAAAAATATCCAATTAACTCCTGTGGGGTGGGCAACATGAGCGCCCAGTTTATATCGCGCTCATGTTGCCCACTCCACAATACTTGGATAATTTATGATTTCAAATCTTCACGCCATGTAAAAATAATTTGCTCCTCAGCTTGTCTAAATTCAATATTAAATTTATCAAATACAACTTCTCGCCCTAAAAGCAATTGTTCTCCGCCTGTATTGGTTTGTAACCAGGCGACAGGAGTAATAAAATTATGTTCATCAATTGTCATTTCGACATTACGTAAAACATACTCAACTCTGCCACCTATAGTTTCTGCCAACAAAGTTGATTCTGAATCAGCCAAAGCATAGCCTAAATCTTGACCAACTTTTAATGAAATTAAACTTAATTCAGCACCAGAATCTACTAACATTGTTGTATTAGATTCTATATCTCCGTGTTTTAAAAATACGCTATAATTTGGTTGCCAATCATGGCGAGCAACGGTGCGGAAGCGAATTGGTAAAATTTCTATAGAAGCAGTGCGACGCGGAACTAGATAAATTAAAAAAGGCTGTTTTGCAGCATTAGCTAATGCTAAAACTTCTCGTAAGTTTTCGCTATGAGCAATTATTCCATTTGTATTGTAAGCGATATATTGATTTTTATACAAATCTAATAACATCTGGCGGTTACGATTCAACCACTTAAGTATTTCATCTCTTTCTATTTTAGAGGGCTTTGTGTTCATATATTTAATATGTTTTGCGTATCTTTAACAGCTTCACAATACTATTTATGTTAGTTATATAAAAAATATTGCTTACTTTGATAACGAAATAAATAGTTGTATTTTGCAAGGGATTAATAACGAGATTAAACGATAAAAAATTCTGGTGAATATGGATTTAAAATCTTAGAAGATTTTAGAGATAAATGCTATTAGATTGATATTTTATTTATTAGATTGACATAATAAGTAAAGTTAGTCGGTCAAGATTTCCCTTATGTACCAAACAGACCCGCCTCGTCCTGCAAAAGAAACCCTACCCACCATGTATGATCTTCCCAGTGAATACCCGGAGGACTCTGGTTTGCCTGACGAATTTCACCTTTTTCAACCCCAACTTCTGCGCGAAACCTTCTGTCCACCTAACTATCCAGCAGAGGAGGTATTTGTTGCCACTGACTTAAACCTTTATTATGACCTCCGGCATACACTGTGGTACAAACGCCCGGACTGGTTTGCTGCTGTGGGAGTTTCGCGTCTCTACGAACAGCAAAACTTGCGTCTGAGTTATGTCATTTGGCAAGAAGGAGTTGCTCCTTTTGTAGTGGTAGAATTGCTTTCTCCTGGTACTGAAAAAGAAGACTTAGGACAAACTCTGCGGGAAATAAACCAACCACCGACCAAATGGGAAGTTTATGAGCGGATTTTGCGAGTTCCTTACTACATTGTATTTGACCGCTACACTGACAAACTCCAAGTGTTCCAATTAGTTGCAGACCGCTACAGCGAATTTGACTTGAGTACCCCACGAGTATGGATGCCTGGTTTGGAACTGGGCTTAGGACTTTGGCAAGGTTCTTACCAAGGAATTGAGCGATTATGGCTACGTTGGTATGATGCCAGTGGGAATTGGCTTCCCACACCCCTGGAACGAGAAAGTCAACGTGCTAACAGATTAGCAGCACAACTGCGAGAGTTAGGCGTTAACCCTGATGAGTTATGAAGATGCAAGGGGCAGATCGCTGTCTGCCCCTAAACATTTTTACTCACAACGCTTGTAAAATTTCCTCGTCGACAGAGAAATCAACATCTGTTTTATCTTTTGCATTAGCCAAATAATCATTTTCCAGAGAGTCTTGTAACCCAGAAATCAAATCATATTCAGGATGCCAGTTTAATTCTGTTTGTGCTTTATTCACCGAAGCAAAGAAATGCTGTACCCGCATTGGAAAAGCTTTGCGCTTGCCGAAATCAAACTTTTTCGGGTCATAGTGGACGATTTTTAGAGTATCGGGTGATTTACCAGCCGCCACAGCGCTAGCACGGGCTAAACCATCAAAAGTGACAAAGCGATCGCCAGAGATATTATAAATCT
This Nostoc sp. C052 DNA region includes the following protein-coding sequences:
- a CDS encoding AbrB family transcriptional regulator, with translation MNQSPSVTPNLEEHTHENPIVTKQQLFGKQLIVLILEMLLALPLGLLLAKFQIGRIAWIFGGIAAGTLVLQGCRILYQYSPQPNRTARKVGMALVGLTVGASNTHANLASVASGIPIFIFLTLFLLLSGSCIGYIYSRISKTNLLTAMLATVPGGVGIMAAIAADYNKNVSLVALVQAIRVTSVVVLIPFIARTSAGSYYPQTLSINSTWLNVDPSQLELLLLVLLITGLVVYPAILFKIPAGDFFGALLIGIGFNPLLHSLPFVGDISFSPPPLINLLGQMLLGITIGEYWGDKPNFKKQTVGYALISVGMTLVAGAIAAILAMQLTSWDWLTCLLVTAPGGSAEMILVSLALNHNVEIVTTGHLVRLIAINSSLPLWVFLFRRLDEQFSEPV
- a CDS encoding retropepsin-like domain-containing protein; the encoded protein is MNTKPSKIERDEILKWLNRNRQMLLDLYKNQYIAYNTNGIIAHSENLREVLALANAAKQPFLIYLVPRRTASIEILPIRFRTVARHDWQPNYSVFLKHGDIESNTTMLVDSGAELSLISLKVGQDLGYALADSESTLLAETIGGRVEYVLRNVEMTIDEHNFITPVAWLQTNTGGEQLLLGREVVFDKFNIEFRQAEEQIIFTWREDLKS
- a CDS encoding Uma2 family endonuclease, which translates into the protein MYQTDPPRPAKETLPTMYDLPSEYPEDSGLPDEFHLFQPQLLRETFCPPNYPAEEVFVATDLNLYYDLRHTLWYKRPDWFAAVGVSRLYEQQNLRLSYVIWQEGVAPFVVVELLSPGTEKEDLGQTLREINQPPTKWEVYERILRVPYYIVFDRYTDKLQVFQLVADRYSEFDLSTPRVWMPGLELGLGLWQGSYQGIERLWLRWYDASGNWLPTPLERESQRANRLAAQLRELGVNPDEL
- a CDS encoding DUF1838 domain-containing protein; amino-acid sequence: MVAQIQELEAQHWVKTRSSLDPSESTFLIWKGKIYAFIPGEKRQLLFKILGLSVSRCIPTAEGSWDFTSRELTYYLNPKTDEVLSKWENPWTGETVPVIHVANNPVQGRFEGNFPAQIDGDSTTFVFDIFPHYPNPLADDPKFAEYSPNPIYQAAELFKLTVPTADLFNPALSSVSQLKLSWDRIGQWLPWMKMGDRPGQLIYSAVGSKVNGLTELPPVLQDEINNRIPLYKKAPKALIDGEDMTSWLYFQKHFQAYLAGEIFPLPQAEEL